The Aythya fuligula isolate bAytFul2 chromosome 5, bAytFul2.pri, whole genome shotgun sequence sequence ttttttttttttttttttaattcccctaatcatttcagcagctgcaagacactacaaaggaaagaaataaatttataaattaaaaaaaaagaaaaagaaaaagaaaaagaaaaagagtaaagaaaagaaaacccttcAAACCCAAAGTGCAAAGCCAGTAGCTTTATTCCCCGCAGATGGGGATCGAGTCCACAAATCCTCCTGGGGACAAGCAGCACACCCTATGCCCCCTTCCAGCCACCTTGCCCCGTGCCATCGAGAAGCCACCCTTTGCACTCCAGCCTCACCGAATTGCCATACCCTTGCTGACACCGTGCAAACGCCTCGACACGAGCTGGCTCCCAaatgctggcactgctggggatGAGATGCAAAAGCTGAAGCAGCTCCGGAGTGGTGTTTTGCAGCCTGTCCCCCCCACAGCTTCAGGATAAGGGCTGTATGGGGTGCTCGTGGTGGCCCCCATCTGTCCCTACTGCCCTTCGTGTCCGTGCTGGGACAGaacagcagctggcacagccctgccctgcactCCCCAGGGCACGTATAAAGAAGCATAAAGCAACAAGGACAAGGAGATGAGGCTTTGCCACATCACCCAGCCTGTGGACTTCCCTTTGGCCCATCTCCCCATCCTCCCCACAGATCGTGTCTGGCTCCTTGCCGCTCCCCTGTCCCGATCCCAGTGACCCCAAGGCAGCCGGCTAATCTCCAGCTGGGATACGGGGCTGGTTGCCCCCGCCCCAGTGCGGGGCGGGGTGACCCCACCCTGACAAACCCTTCCACTCACCCATAACTGGGCAAGCCCAAGCACCGGTGCTCCAGCTCTTcgctgctgccaggctgccaTGGAGAACTACCCGCAGTCCTTCAGCATCAACATGCAACCCTATGGCAGGAACGGGGGAGCCAGCACCCCCAACCCCCCGTCCACCTCCTTTGGCCAGGCCACCTCTTTTGGCCAGGCCACCTCTTTCGGCCAGACGGAGCCCACACCCGTTTCTACCCCGCCACCCAAGGACTTTGTGCTGTGGTCTTTCTTCAACGCCATGTACTGCAACCCCTTCTGCCTGGGCTTCCTCGCTCTTGTCTTCTCCATCAAGGTGAGGGAAAAGTCAGCCTAGTCCCGGCAACCCCCCGCCCAGCCTGGGAGCCCTGGCTGCCACCTGCCCCCACGCTGGGGCTCCCCAACCCCATCCCACCCTACCTTTTCCCATCCCATtttgtcccatcccatcccattttGTCCCATCCCACTCCAGCTTGCCCCAAACCCCATTATCACCactctcccttccctgcctgtctGATGTCTCCCCCCTCCACCCTGCCACATccagccctgccccacaccCAACCTCCCCTGGAAAGCCACCTTTGGAGGGCCACTTGTCACCTCTCAGCGCTTCACCGTCCCCAAGGGCCACAGGGAGAGGGGGACCCAGGCACCATGTTGCTCTCGGCTCTTCTCCACTGCCCCCGAGCACCCCAAATCAGCCGATGGTGTCACAAAGCCATGGAGctggctccctgctccccccaccccaccccgaGAGCCTCATGCAGCGCTCACCAATGCGCCACGACACTTTTGCCCTACCTGCGataagcagcagctgctccccaaGCACCTTCCCTTTATTGCCTTTAAGGCTAATCGTTCGTAATGAGCAcacagggaggggagggcagggcagcatTCACCGGCGCCCCGGGAAGCACACTGGgacccccccctccttctcccccatcTCTCCTCCACTGCCAATGCCGCGGCTCTGCAGGACCGGGCAGCACATGGCCAAGTGTAATGGCTTTTAATAAGCCATTAAGAAATGGCTTTTAGGCTGCCGGGAGCTCTGCTTCCAAtccggggggaggggggtctGGCGCCTCGTGGATGCCGCTGCCAGGTTTCGGCAAGAGCGGCCGCGTTGCGGTGGTGGAGCTGGGCGGGTGTCTGAGGCTCCCTcgctcctctccctctgcaggcCCGAGATAGGACAGTGGCGAAGGACCTCATGGCCGCCAACAGCTACGGGAGGACAGCCAGGAGCCTCAACATCGCGGCGTTATGCCTGGGTATCGTGGGCACCATCATCGTCATAGTCGTTGTGGCACTGCTCTACAGACCAGTATACCCCTGACCTGGCCCACTGAGGAGAGGCAGCACCACGGCTTTGCTCTCCCTtaccccccccccggccccaaacCCCATCACCCTTCCAACCCCCTCCCTCCAGCTGAGGGGGTGCGCCCGCCGTGGTGACCCCGCTGGGAGTGAGCCTCTGGGGTGAGCTCAAGATCAATAAAGCTTTCCTCACTCCCTTTTGGCTTGGAAATGTCATGGTTTTGGGTTTCGGGAGGCATTATCCACCCTAAGCATCCCCACCTCAGGGGGCTGTGGCTACCCCATAACTCAGACGAGAAGGGAACggggccaagcagcagcagaaggtcTTGGAGAGCACATCAGTGCTGTTAAATATTTCCCCCTTCCTGGGTTTATGGGGGTGTTTAGCACCCCCAGAGCCCCCTCCCAGACCAGTTAACCACCCCAGGTGGAGATCACAGTGGGGAGGGGGACCACCAAGCTttacagccctgctgctgaacccagggggagctggggaggggctcCCACTtgtccctcccccccctccaatCAGTCCCTCGGCAACTTTTaatcccccccaacccctccgagcagcagctttgcctttttctgcccTTGTAGCCCCCCCTAAAGCCTGCCCACACGCCGGCTGCCAGCCATGTCCACGGCTGCCCGTCCCTGAGAGGGGTCAGTGTCCTCGCACCCGGGGGGGGGAACATGGGGGGGGTAAAAGGACGGACACCAACCAGGCTGAGCCTGGAGGCCGGGAAGGGGGCTCGGCTGCTCCGCCTGCGCTCTGGGGCCTCGGGGCCGGATTTAGGGGCGGTGTGGGGCCGCTGCGGGGTTGGGTTCCGTTTCAGTTCCCCTACACGCTTCCCAACCCTCCCGTCCCCGCTCGGCGCCCCTGCCCCGTCATGAAGCCCCAGCGGGAGGAGGTGAGCATCCCGCTGTACCCCCCCagccgggggcagccccccacCACCGGCCCCAACGAGCAGCCCCGAGACTTCTTTCTCTGGTCCCTCTTCAACGTCCTGATGGGTTACGAGCTCGCCTACCTCGGCTGCCTCTGCTTCCCCGCGCTCATCTTCTCCATCAAggtgagaccccccccccaccaaatCCCCCTCATCCCCCGACCTGGTGTCACTTTGCCCACCCACCCCAGGACCCCTGCCCACCCCGTGTCCCATTGTGTTGTCATCATGCCCCCCTATTCCAAGCCACCTCCTCCTAGGGTCTCCAGAGCCGATCTGTCCGGACCCCCGCCCCCAACCCAggacccccaaatccccccaacCCAGGACCCCCCGATCCACCCCCTTTGGCCCACCCCAGGACCCCCCACTACTTCAACCTCCTCCAATCTGGTCTCCGCCTGACCCAGCCTGACAAAACAtatccctctccccccccatccccaaccCCCCAATGAAGTGCCCCCCACATTCGTTGCTGCCCAATCTGATCCCCCCCAACCCACCCACACAGCTTGGGACCCCCCCACAACCCAGAACCTCCCCTCCATGACCTGACCACCCCCCAGCCCAGAACCAGTGCCCCCCAACCCAGCCCGATTTTTCCCTGACACCCCCTCAGTTTATCACCCCCAAACCTTCCTACCTTGCTGCCCGTACCCCAAAATCCAGGACTGTGTGTGGAGGGGGGGTACATGGGCAACTTCACACCCTGCCCCCCAAGGGAAGGCATCCATGAGGTCCCAGCTCCCTTTTGACAACTTCCCCAGGTGGGGAGGGGTCCccagatttttcttccctccccccccccagcctccactTGTTCCCACAGGCCCGCGACTGCAAGATGCTGGGGGACGTGGAGGGTGCCAGGAAGCACAGCACCCGGGCCAAGGTGTTGAACATCATCTGCTCCCTGCTGATGGTCGTCACCGTGATCGTTGCCATCACTGTCTTCGTGGCCGTCATCACCTGACCACTGCTGGCCACATCCCCTCAACCAATGGACCGACCCGCCACCCTCCCACTGCCCCcctaccccccaaaaaaatatgTACCTTCGTGTCTCTGCTTTGGTTGGAGGGGGTGGTGAGGAAGGCAGAGCCCTGTCCCCTTGCTGTGCCGGGTGGCCGGCATGGCTGGTGGTTGGAAGGGGATGGGTGGGCcagggtgggatggggaaggggcagcccccttcctcctctgcttgtGCTCCTCgtcagggagctgctgggttcCCTGGGCTGCGTCGGTGTTTGTTGAAGCTGCAATGCTCATGTAGATCGCTGCTGCCACAAATAAAGCTCCTGCTTGCCAAGCCCCTTGCCTGTTGCCTTATTCACAGCAGGGAAGGACAAGAGAGGGTCCTTCAGCATCTTGGTGGCagcctcctcatcctcatcctcctccatccccaccGCCTTGCAGGGCGCTGCCAGCCCCCACCTCTTCCCCCAGCTGAGGACATGAGTTTTTTCCTAAAGATTTAGGcacagcagaagaaggaaatggggaaaaaaaaagtgttttctggcTGTAAACAGACATCCTGCTGCAAAGCCCCATCCCCTCCTACTTCCAGAGAACCCTAGAGGGCTTTGCTAGAAGAAGCCCTTCCACATTTTAGCATTAAATGCCCATGTAATGCATTCCtggaggagggaggtggggaggatgCCTAAGTGTGGAGCTTTTAGCAGTACTTAGTCCCACAGGCTTCTAGCCCATTACCCTGGGTGCTGTAGTGACAGAGATCAAAACGATTACTTACTGCAATTGCCCTTATTGAAACAACTGACGTGAAAGGCGCGTTGCAaggcaaacacacacacacccaacgacagcagcttctgctgacACACAGGAAACTCCAGCCTCCCAGAGCAACCAGGCCTTGCTGGTGTTTGAGGAGTTTTCCCGATCACCACCACCTACAGGCCTTGGCTGGAGGCACCGGTGTGAGGAAACGTCTCCTGGCATCCTGCATCGTGTCCGGGGGGTGGTGGCTGCTTGGTTTCCAACCCATCCCACAGCTCTGTCCCCTTGGTCCCGTGCCCCTCGCTGTGGGAGAAAGGCTGGATATAGAAAGCCCATCCACTCGCGAGAGAAAGGCAGGCTCACAAAACCAACTTTGTTTCTCCTAGCTCCCAGCCAAGCATTTCTGATAACCACAGCTCGTGGAGGGctgtaatttctctgttttatatatAGAGGAGACAAGGCCGGGCTGCAGGCGAGCACTATATAAAGGGGccgcccagccccgctcccccagCCAGGCTGGTGCAGCAGGAGAGCCGCGGGGTGCCTCTCTCCGTGGCCATGGACACGTCCTACCCACGGGAGGACTACCTGCCCATGACATCCCACAAGCGGGACCTGTCTCCCACCGTCGTCACCGTCGGGGCCTCTGCGCCACCCCGCGACCACCTCATCTGGTCCATCTTCAACACCATCTACATGAACTTCTGCTGCCTTGGCTTTGTGGCTCTCGCCTTCTCTGTCAAGGTAAGCTGTGCCATGGCCAGGGCATGAGCAGGGATGGGAGAGGGGGTGTTTGGGGTCACCTGGTGTTTCTAGGAGTCCCTGTCACCCCCCGTGCtgatgcaggagcagggaggattTTCTAGGGCATCACAAATAACTGCCTGGGATGGCGGGCACAAAGATGAGAGCTCAACACCCTCAGATAGACCATTTTAGGTGACAGCATGCCCCGGTAAAGCCCTCCTCTTTGTCCTGCCACCTATTAATAATGCTGTCAGAAGGCCCCCAGCCAGGTAATCACAGCTTCTTGTCATCACCCGAGGAGCTACTGTTGGCCCTAGATGACGCTGGAGGGGCTGAtatgcccccagccccatgtctGGATCTACCCTccagctgggctggagctgggcagacGCCCCAGGGGAAGGCTGGAGGAAGCCAGGAGGGTGCACGAggggagccagggctgccctgcGTCTTGGTTCTTGCAGGCGCGGGACCGCAAAGTGGCTGGGGACGTGGAAGCCGCTCGGCGCTTCAGCTCCAAGGCCCGGTGCTACAATGCCCTGGCCACGGCCGGGAGCGTGGTGCTGCCTCTCGTACTCGCTGCCCTGGTCGTCACCGGTGTCCTCCACCTCTCCAAGCTCGCCCAGGACTCCGTGGGCTTCTTCAGCTACCAGTTCAACACAGGCGACGACGAGGACAAGTGACCAGTGGGCGATGGGCTGGACAAAGCTCCTTTGCAGCACTGGCAGCCTCCCGAAAAAGGACTGCCAGCCCTGAATAAAATCCTCATCCAGCCCAgaacccccagcccctccgtgCCCAACCCCATGCTTCTTTGGGCAGCTACGTTATTTCCGTTTAccttgtgtggttttgtttatttgttttttaaatcctgccTCCCCTGTGGACTACGGCACCCCTCCAGCCTCAGCGattattatttaaatcattaaaacaaTTCACCCACTGCGAACCTGTGGCATGCCTGTGTGTACGTGGTGCAGGGATCCTGCTAAGGGATgatataaatgtgttttgtgtgcTCAGATAGTGCACTTCACAACTGCAAGAGTTAATCTACATTGCTTCTAGGGTGTCCCAGCCTAAAACAGTTGGGGTGAGGGGAAGAACATGGGCCTCATCTATagcagaggaggggaaagaagtAGGCAGATGTTTCCTGACTTGGGATGGCAACAGCCCGGTAGAGCAaccaccacctccccaggcagagctgaaaCCTACAAATTcatggcagcacagcagaatCCCCCCCAGCTGGCTCCTGGGCCATGACAGAGGAGACCTGCGTGTGATGACTGCGAGCCACATGGGATGCTGTGAGCCACAGCACGCCCCGGCTCAGCCCACACAGGATCCATGGGGACCTTCCCCATTGCTCTAAGCAGGTCAGGAGACATCCCCAGCCCTCAGGCTtggctctccctgctgctttgtgtTACGGCCAAAGCTGTCTCATTTTGGAAACACAGCCAAAAACATCCATTCACAAGTGGGGCCTTATTCCTATCTCCTCCCCAAGCACTGTAACCCAGGTGCAGCCCCCAGAGCCGTTATCATGGGGCAGGACAGAGGGGGCCATGcgtcctgccctgctgctgagggctgctgcTAATTAGCGGTTCCGGGCCCAGTAAGGAGCCAGCACTAATTACAAGGCAGAGGACCTCCGTTGCTGCCTTGCCTAAGTGTTCCCACATGCTGTCTGTGGTGCCAAGCAGCCACAAAGCTTTTTATAAACTCCCATCCATTTAGGTAAGATTCCTGGGGTTTGTGTACAGAGCAGAACAAGtctcagcagggcagggagagcctTCAAAATCCCCTTGCTCAACACACGGCCGCTCTGATGAATGCATGCAGGAAATACAGTACCAAAAACACACATATTGTACACCAGAACAATGCTCAGTTTCAGCCTTGCCTTTATCCACACCTCATCACACTGCCTCGGCAGCATTTCTCAGTACAGGGGAGTCAaggtctgggggtgctggtACTTGGCACATCGAAACACCAGAGGCCAAGGGATCCTCCTTttcctggtggctgctgctgcagattgACGTGGCAAAGCATTCATGGCTAGGCCTGCAAAACCCTTTGAGAAGCACAGCAGGAAGAGCACCCGCTGCTTTCTCAGAGTTTCGCATCCACAGGCCACTCAGagaatgcattttaaactgAGCTCACACATTCCACCGGTCTCTCCTCGTGCAAAGCACATGGGTTTTAGGCTTGGTGTTGTCCCCTCTACTAAGTGAGAGATGGGGACAGCCTGTGAAGTGGGAACACATGGCTCAGTCCCCCCCACTGTGGACAAGGATGCTCAGTTTCActcaaagagctgctgccagcccagtgATGGTGAGTGCTCCACGCACCTTCCCCAGGcccaagaaaacaaagcatacaCAGTCCCACAGGGGCAAAAGTTTTACGGCACAGGCCAGAACACCACGAGGATGCCTCATCCTTCTTCCTCTGACATCTGCACTTCAGGATTTTAGTTCCCATCATGCAAAACCCAGATCAGCCAGGCTTTAATGCGCCTTGGTGGGTGACCTCTGAATCCATCCAGCCACCGTGGGGAAGGAGATGCTCTGCCctgcaacaaaaaacaacatgcaTGAAGCACGGGAACAGTTCCTCccaacattttcttcatttatagGAAAGTTGCCCAAGCAATGACTTCCTGAAGAGCTAGAGAGCAGGAAGTGCTGTTGGACAACTGCAAGGCCAGCACGCATGGTCACCCAGGGTCATGACCGTACCTTCACCCAGGGGAAACCGCTGCCCTGActcctccagcactgcctcCAGGGGCAGTGCGGGAGGGTCAAGGGGAGATTCAGACACTTCAATCCTCATCTCTTCCTTGGTGATGGTGAACTTCAGTTTGTTCCCCAAGTAGGAGACACCAGTGACTTTCAACTTGTGGATGTCATCAGGACATGAGGGGTTGAAGAGAAGGCTGGTCTTTGTGATCCTGGAAAGGCAGGAGGAAGTCAGTCAAAACAGCACCCCCTCATGTATCCTAGTGGCTCCTCCTCTTACTCCATGCattttcaggcagaaagactCCTAGGTGCATCCCAAGGCTCTCTAAgcaaatcccaaacacagcaacaAAGCATCTGGTGAAAAGCTACTGGGGCTGTGATTTCACAGCCCAGCACCCTCCGGTGTTTCTGTCCCTCTTCCAGTTGCCCAGCTTAGGATCCGTAGGttggatttaaaataaacaaacaaaaacacagcaggattatactttttcccctctcagttTCCCGCTCCAGCTCAGGGGGTGACTTTATCAGCAGCTATGCTGgcaaaacttcagaaatgtcCTGCTCCGGGATGGGGAGGAGAACTGGGCACAGGAACAAGCAGTGGGCAGCGGAGTTGTATACAGATAATAAACTGCCAAAATAACTCAGAATAAATTCAAAGCCCCATATGTGCTCTttcacagaaagataaaaatcagtCCAGCAGCTCAAACCCTTTCTCCAAAGCCTTATCCAAAGTCAAGCAGAGCCCATTTTTGTGTTTGgctttggacaaaaaaaaaaaaaaaaaaaaaaaaaaaaaaaaagataacagtCACTAAATAAATCTCTTGCTGAAATCTTGACTTGTGAGAACTCTTGACTCTACTTGACTCTACTGAGAGGACTTGAGAGAGGCCCAAGAGCAGAAACAGCACACTTCTCCCAAGTTGTTATACCAGACACACATGCCACCAGTCCTCAGCCTGAAATTAAATGGGGCTCACAGCGTGGGCCTGTGCTGCCCCGCTCACAGCGCTGCCTCCACGGAGGtactcagcagcagagcaatgTGCCAGCCAGCCACGGCTTATAACAAGCAAGGCAGGAGTGTGGTCTCAAGGACTACATCAATGTCATCGTGACATTTTTGGAAATTTGGCTCGAGCCCCAAAGTCTGTGGGTTGAGCCTATTGGAAGAGAGGCCCAAATCTGACACACACACTGCATCGGAAGACCTTGAAGCTTCGCAAAAGCTGAGATTAAGGTTTTCAGAGAGGAATATAGTAGCTCACACCCAGCTCCACCAAGAGTCTGGTGGATTTCTCAGCAGATTCtggccacacacacacagagtaaaaacacagaagctAGAAGGCCTTGCTGGCAATCAAAAGACTTGCCAGTGTGATCCATCCTCAATTAAACTCTAAGAATATACTCCAGGGACTGCTGCTTCAGGGTTGAAACCACCAAGCTGCTTCAGATGTGAGAGGCAGGCTTGAAATTATATGAAGAGCTTAGGGTGTTTTCTAAGGTATCTTAATGCTGTGGCAATTCCAGCTGACCACTTTTCCTCCACAAAGTTGCAGTCCTATGTGTGGATGGCAGATTACTTCAGAGGGGATGCAGAAGGACTTACACCTGTGTGTGTGGCATCTCTCACTGGCCAGGCTGCTGTTAGCCAGGCCATCTATGACCCTTTGCACTAACATCCTTTTCCACACAGTTTCTGGGACTCAGCAGGAGACTTCCCCTCTGTTACATATGCTATTTTTAGTCTTTTGGCATGAAAAGAGCAAATACATTTCCCAGTCCCTTGCCATTTCAGCAGCGTCACCATCTCTCACCATGGTGATATCCACCGTGgcctgtgcaaaaaaaaaatatatatatataatctagcaaaccaaacaaaaaaggtgcaaaagaaatggaaagaagaacTTCTGCCTGCTTGAGACTCCCTTTCTACTcagcagaaaaacagggaaggaagaaaacagctttgcaaaatGGCAGTTTTGCTCAAGATTACTTTTATCTCCTTCTTCCAGCAAAAGGAGGTTAAGTCTTGACTCCTTTTGAAGCCAATGGCTTTAAACACTGACATAGCTGGAGGAGAAATGGATCAAAGCTCATCATTTCTGAGAACTCTGCTTTGTTCTCCAGCGGTGACCAACTGTCCCCAGTGACCACAGTTCATCAAGGATCGTTAACCACTACCTGCCAGGAGCCATTGGCAGATGTTCTGGAATTTGCTAGATGCTtcaagttcttttctttttcacaagcAACAAGTTGCTCCAGCTAAATGCTAACATTTCAAGTCACTTGTTGGTTAGAAATTAGACAAGACATAATGTAGGTCTCACCTGAACCCTGTGTAACCAAAGAGGACAGCTTGCAAGAATCCACCCATCCCTGTCAAGAAGTTCACAGCTCCAGATCCATCTGAATTCTCCACCCAGATCTACTCCAGTatgagggggaggaggggaaaaaaaagtcagtggtTTCACTGGGACCCTTCATACAGTTATGTGTGCTTGCATATGCTTACCATCACAGCCACATATTAGGGGTATTGCAACAGTCCTATGCTGTTGCCCATCCCAGCATGAAGTAGGCCTTTAAAATACTGCCACCTCCATTCCCTTTCCCACCCcttaaagaaagaaggaagccTGGGATGAGCAGGATACTGACCCCTGGCTTTGTATTGCTTGGTAGGAAGCAAACACCTCCTTGCTGTTCTTTGGAAACATGCAGAGAGGAGACTGAACGTGCAGCCACCCAGCTCAATATGATAATCATCTAGTGactgcaagcacacacagcaTAGATGGGATCTACTTGGGAACACACAAGATAGAAGCAAGAGACATTTGTCACATGGAAGCAGCGACAACACTCCACACAGCTGACCTTGAAGGGCTCCGTGATGTTGCTGAAACACTTGTTCAGTTGGCTCTGTGCTCTCTGCATCTCCTTCAGCTCCAGCCAGCCCACCGCAAACATGCTCTGCAGGAGGGAGAACTGTCCTTTTGCTGGCTGCTGTCTCCCTCAGGGGTGACTATGCTGCAAAGCCTCCAGAGTTACACCACAACTAGCAGTCTTCAGTGTAGATCCCTTTTGAACATATTTCTAGCTCCAAGATAACTGTCTGCGTTCTCTTATCACTTAAAGTAGGTTTATGCCCATTGATACGGGCTGGCATTGACTAACTCAGACAGAAATTACCACCTTGTGGATGAAAGCCACCTCAGGCTTTGCCCCTCTCCTTACCCAGGTCATGGCTGGCCCATTCACCTCGGTGACAGGTTCATACATCTCCAGATCATTCCTCCGGACCTCAGGGCTCATGGAGTGCATCAGAGGGAATCCAAGCAAGACAACATCAGCTTGTTTCACAAGTTCACCTGGGAAAAGGAGCCAAGAATCAGTCAGACCACATATGCCAGCCAGGAATAACTGATGGTCTATTTACTAAAGGGAATGAATCTGGCATACAGAATCATAaacttaaaacaacaaaaaccacatcGCGTTGGAAATGTTGTGGAACTGCAAGGAGGACAAGTCATCGCTGCCTTGCTAAAGGCAAGTAAAATGTACAAGGGGGCATTAAATTGAATGTTCACTTCCACACAAACTTTCACTGCCAGAGGTTGCTGGAATGGCAATACATCGCACTTGACCTTGGAAGGATAGACCTAACTGCCAACATACAAGTTCATAGCCACCATGTCATCTGCAGCTCAGTAGCCCATGCTCTCAAGGCCTCTTTCTACCCTCTGCATACCTAAAATTCTTACTTGTATGACCACAATAATGAAAAACGATCcaccaagaagcagaaaaaaaaacatctacaGATCAGGATCCCCACACTGGCAACCCAAATGCTGCACTGAGAGAGCAAAAGCTAGAAGGTTTTGCTTCAGCCAACCATTCAGGCACTGTCCCTGCCTCTCGTGTGCTTCAAAAGAAAGAGCACCTGCCAATTCAAAGGTCTGCTTGCTGCCCCTCCGCTCACCTGGGCTGTAACCATCGTACTCAGGATGATATTTCTTCTCCATATCAAAGGGCACTTTGATTTTGTTGGCACATTCCACCCACTCCTCTGGCACAGGGATCAAGAGGTCTTGAGCAATGTCAGCTGTAAAACGTAAGCTGAAAAGGAGCGAGGAAAAATTT is a genomic window containing:
- the LOC116490063 gene encoding interferon-induced transmembrane protein 5-like, translating into MDTSYPREDYLPMTSHKRDLSPTVVTVGASAPPRDHLIWSIFNTIYMNFCCLGFVALAFSVKARDRKVAGDVEAARRFSSKARCYNALATAGSVVLPLVLAALVVTGVLHLSKLAQDSVGFFSYQFNTGDDEDK
- the LOC116489415 gene encoding dispanin subfamily A member 2b-like, with the translated sequence MENYPQSFSINMQPYGRNGGASTPNPPSTSFGQATSFGQATSFGQTEPTPVSTPPPKDFVLWSFFNAMYCNPFCLGFLALVFSIKARDRTVAKDLMAANSYGRTARSLNIAALCLGIVGTIIVIVVVALLYRPVYP
- the LOC116489416 gene encoding dispanin subfamily A member 2b-like, which translates into the protein MKPQREEVSIPLYPPSRGQPPTTGPNEQPRDFFLWSLFNVLMGYELAYLGCLCFPALIFSIKARDCKMLGDVEGARKHSTRAKVLNIICSLLMVVTVIVAITVFVAVIT